The following proteins are co-located in the Pedobacter sp. FW305-3-2-15-E-R2A2 genome:
- a CDS encoding aldehyde dehydrogenase family protein: MENQVKRPSFKPQYDNFIGGKFVAPVKGVYFDNISPIDGKVFTKAARSSKEDVELALDAAHEAFKTWSKSSPAYRSNILLQVAQKIEDNLEYLATVETIDNGKAIRETLAADLPLVADHFRYFAGVIRGDEGAISEHDEHTVSIALHEPIGVVAQIIPWNFPLLMATWKIAPALAAGCCTVVKPAEQTPVSIIILMELIGDILPPGVLNIVNGYGIEVGKPLATSSRISKVAFTGSTTSGRLIMQYAAENIIPSTMELGGKSPNIFFESVADEDDAFFDKAVEGAVMFALNQGEICTCPSRLLIQESIYDKFIARVIERTKAIKITHPLDKTSMMGAQTSNEQYQKILSYLAIGKEEGAEVLTGGSANKLEGDLETGYYIEPTILKGHNKMRIFQEEIFGPVVCVTTFKTVEEAIEIANDTLYGLGAGVWTRDAHQLYQVPRAIQAGRVWVNQYHAYPAHAPFGGYKKSGFGRENHKMMLDHYRSTKNMLISYDKNKLGFF, translated from the coding sequence ATGGAAAATCAAGTAAAAAGACCGTCATTTAAACCACAATACGACAATTTCATTGGAGGCAAATTTGTAGCTCCTGTAAAGGGTGTTTATTTTGACAACATCTCCCCAATTGACGGAAAAGTGTTTACAAAAGCGGCAAGATCCAGCAAAGAGGATGTGGAACTGGCCCTTGATGCAGCACATGAAGCTTTCAAAACATGGAGTAAAAGTTCGCCTGCCTACAGGAGTAATATCTTACTTCAGGTGGCACAAAAAATCGAAGACAATTTAGAATATCTGGCCACAGTAGAAACGATAGATAACGGAAAAGCCATCCGGGAAACACTGGCCGCGGATCTACCATTGGTGGCAGACCATTTCAGGTATTTTGCAGGGGTGATCAGAGGAGATGAAGGCGCTATTTCAGAACACGATGAACATACGGTCAGCATTGCTTTACATGAGCCGATCGGTGTGGTGGCGCAGATCATTCCATGGAATTTCCCCTTATTGATGGCCACCTGGAAAATTGCACCAGCCCTTGCTGCAGGATGTTGTACGGTTGTAAAACCGGCAGAACAAACACCGGTTTCCATTATCATTCTAATGGAACTTATTGGCGACATTCTTCCTCCAGGAGTATTGAACATCGTTAACGGATATGGCATAGAGGTCGGAAAACCATTGGCTACCTCTTCCCGAATTTCTAAAGTCGCCTTTACCGGCAGTACCACTTCGGGACGTCTGATCATGCAGTATGCAGCAGAAAACATCATTCCTTCGACGATGGAACTGGGCGGAAAATCACCAAACATCTTCTTTGAATCGGTAGCTGATGAAGATGATGCCTTTTTCGATAAAGCCGTAGAAGGTGCAGTCATGTTTGCGTTAAATCAGGGAGAGATCTGTACCTGTCCTTCCAGATTGCTGATTCAGGAAAGCATTTACGATAAATTTATTGCCCGGGTGATTGAACGGACTAAAGCAATAAAAATAACACATCCGCTGGATAAAACCAGTATGATGGGCGCTCAAACCTCTAATGAGCAGTACCAGAAAATCCTTTCTTACCTGGCCATCGGTAAAGAAGAAGGTGCGGAAGTGCTGACAGGTGGCTCGGCCAACAAACTCGAAGGCGACCTGGAGACCGGCTATTATATTGAGCCCACCATTTTAAAAGGGCATAACAAAATGCGCATCTTTCAGGAAGAAATTTTCGGACCAGTAGTTTGTGTAACCACCTTCAAAACAGTAGAAGAAGCGATAGAAATTGCCAATGATACCTTATATGGATTGGGTGCAGGGGTCTGGACCCGTGATGCCCATCAGCTTTATCAGGTGCCAAGAGCCATACAGGCAGGACGAGTATGGGTAAACCAATACCATGCCTACCCTGCACA
- a CDS encoding AraC family transcriptional regulator N-terminal domain-containing protein, translating to MQHRLNPLGLSRPESLLTLVENRTAYTLESCELNVFETYRESYNVPLSFNDFVITSMLRGKKVMHLQEREEFDYYPGQTVIIPPSLAMNIDFPEATNENPTQCIALAIDQEQIKKTISYLNEFFPKEDPSSKWRLDYEKYHFQNNEEIAGLINKVVRICAERSGSKDILVDLTLKELLVRIMQSQNLNTMAGDSGNTNRNPLTYVLNYIKANLSEKININSLTDKACMSKASFYRLFKRELGISPNDFILSEKISRAKQLLSNPSAKVAAVSYELGFSDANYFIRAFKKMEGITPGNYQLQLIDRSSLKN from the coding sequence ATGCAACACAGACTAAATCCATTAGGCCTTAGCCGACCAGAAAGTTTATTAACCCTTGTGGAGAACAGAACGGCTTATACCCTGGAAAGCTGTGAATTGAATGTTTTTGAAACATACAGGGAATCGTACAATGTGCCGCTCAGTTTTAATGATTTTGTGATCACCAGTATGTTGAGGGGGAAAAAGGTGATGCATTTACAGGAGCGGGAGGAGTTTGATTATTATCCCGGGCAAACGGTAATTATTCCTCCTTCTTTAGCGATGAATATTGATTTTCCGGAAGCGACAAATGAGAACCCTACACAATGTATCGCACTGGCGATAGATCAGGAACAGATCAAAAAAACGATCAGTTACCTGAATGAATTTTTTCCAAAAGAAGATCCTTCCAGTAAATGGAGGTTGGATTACGAGAAATACCACTTTCAGAACAATGAGGAGATTGCTGGTTTAATCAATAAGGTGGTGAGGATTTGCGCAGAAAGATCGGGTTCAAAAGATATCCTTGTCGACCTCACCCTGAAAGAGTTGCTGGTTCGCATCATGCAGAGCCAAAACCTGAATACCATGGCCGGAGATAGCGGCAATACCAACCGCAATCCGCTAACCTATGTACTCAACTACATCAAAGCCAACCTCAGCGAAAAAATCAACATCAATAGCCTCACCGATAAAGCTTGTATGAGCAAAGCGAGTTTTTACAGGTTGTTTAAACGGGAGCTTGGCATCAGTCCCAACGACTTTATCCTTTCAGAAAAGATCAGCAGGGCGAAGCAATTGCTGAGCAATCCAAGCGCAAAAGTCGCCGCAGTAAGTTACGAACTTGGATTTAGCGACGCGAACTACTTTATTCGTGCCTTTAAGAAAATGGAAGGCATTACCCCTGGAAATTATCAGCTCCAGTTGATTGACCGCAGCAGTCTGAAAAATTAA
- a CDS encoding cysteine desulfurase, translated as MNPNDIVCNSVYKELFKIRSEFPLLHQKVNGAPLIYFDNAATTQKPLKVISTMNEYYSTYNSNIHRGVHQLSQKATLAYEESRIKIARFINARYAHEIIFNKGTTDGINMMACCFNKKFLKKGDVVLISAMEHHANIVPWQIFGQENGVELRVVPIEASGELNMDAFRSMLNEKVKLVSITYVSNTLGTINPVKEIIKMAHLQDIPVLLDAAQAIAHTAIDVQELDVDFMVFSGHKMYGPTGIGVLYAKEAWLEEMPPHQGGGDMIKEVTFERSTYNRLPYKFEAGTPAISAAIGLGAAVDYLNALGMKEIAAYEHELTDHLIGALKEIEELRMIGTAKRHAGAASFVISGQHNSDIGELLNQQGIAVRTGHHCTQPLMKIFNIKGTVRASLALYNTHEEIDDFISGLKNAISILKS; from the coding sequence ATGAATCCCAACGACATTGTTTGTAATTCCGTTTATAAGGAACTTTTTAAGATCCGCTCAGAATTTCCCCTCCTTCATCAAAAGGTAAACGGGGCACCATTGATTTATTTCGATAACGCAGCGACCACCCAAAAGCCATTAAAGGTGATCAGCACCATGAATGAATATTATAGCACTTATAATAGCAATATTCACAGAGGGGTCCATCAGCTCAGCCAAAAGGCAACGCTGGCTTATGAAGAATCACGTATTAAAATCGCCCGCTTTATTAATGCAAGGTATGCCCATGAAATTATTTTTAATAAAGGGACTACCGATGGCATTAATATGATGGCCTGTTGTTTCAATAAAAAGTTTCTGAAGAAAGGAGATGTGGTGTTGATTTCGGCCATGGAACACCATGCCAACATTGTCCCATGGCAAATCTTCGGACAGGAGAATGGGGTGGAACTTCGGGTGGTCCCGATCGAGGCTTCGGGAGAATTGAATATGGATGCCTTCAGGTCGATGCTGAATGAAAAAGTGAAATTGGTTTCGATCACCTATGTTTCCAATACGCTTGGGACAATTAATCCGGTAAAAGAAATTATAAAAATGGCACATCTGCAGGACATTCCGGTGTTGTTGGATGCTGCACAGGCGATCGCTCATACGGCTATAGATGTTCAGGAGCTGGACGTTGATTTTATGGTATTCTCTGGCCATAAAATGTATGGCCCTACAGGAATTGGGGTGCTCTATGCAAAAGAAGCCTGGTTGGAGGAAATGCCACCCCATCAGGGAGGAGGAGATATGATTAAGGAAGTTACTTTTGAACGGAGTACTTATAACCGGCTGCCTTATAAGTTTGAGGCCGGGACACCTGCCATCTCTGCTGCCATTGGTTTAGGGGCCGCAGTGGATTATCTGAACGCACTTGGGATGAAGGAGATCGCTGCTTATGAACATGAGCTGACGGATCACCTGATCGGCGCGTTGAAAGAAATTGAAGAACTCAGAATGATCGGGACCGCAAAGCGTCATGCCGGAGCTGCATCTTTTGTGATTTCCGGTCAGCACAATTCGGATATCGGTGAATTGTTAAACCAACAGGGAATTGCCGTTCGCACCGGTCACCATTGCACGCAACCTTTGATGAAAATATTCAATATCAAGGGAACAGTCCGGGCTTCTCTGGCACTTTACAATACCCATGAAGAAATAGATGATTTTATTTCAGGTTTGAAAAACGCCATCAGCATCTTGAAATCATAA
- a CDS encoding SufE family protein: protein MTINQRQDELIARFSKMESWLEKYTCIIQMGKELPAMDAAYRKDANLIWSCQAMVWVHSEEKDGRLFITADSDAFITKGLIALVLYVLSGHRIREIADSSLYFMDKINLKEHLTPNKSNGILAMINGIQTLASEGRLVAASCTI, encoded by the coding sequence ATGACTATTAACCAACGACAGGATGAGCTGATCGCCCGGTTCAGCAAGATGGAAAGCTGGCTGGAAAAATATACCTGTATCATTCAGATGGGCAAAGAACTTCCGGCAATGGATGCCGCCTACCGTAAGGACGCAAATTTAATCTGGAGCTGTCAGGCGATGGTATGGGTGCATAGCGAAGAGAAAGATGGCAGGCTCTTTATAACGGCAGACAGCGATGCCTTCATTACCAAAGGATTGATTGCGCTGGTGCTCTATGTGCTTTCCGGACATCGCATCAGGGAAATCGCAGACTCCTCGCTTTATTTTATGGATAAAATTAACCTTAAAGAACACCTCACCCCCAATAAGTCCAATGGAATATTGGCAATGATCAATGGAATACAAACTTTAGCATCGGAGGGAAGGCTGGTGGCGGCGAGCTGCACCATATAG
- a CDS encoding class I SAM-dependent methyltransferase, with product MNTATKTTSFSGNIPINYEEHLGPLLFESYAIDMAERVRKLNPSAVLEIACGTGRVTNHLLKVLPEHATLVATDINPAMLSLAKEMVRETAGIKWQVADSMALPFGNDAFDCIVAQFGVMFYSDKVKAHHEAYRVLKNGGTMIFNSWNMMSANIAVQMVKELLDEYFPQNPPNFYDIPFSYFDTGLIKMDLSKGGFAHVETTLVKVNGYSPNAYSAAKGLLEGTPISVGITERNAEILPELVEVLAERLTTHFGSKDLKVPLEAIVTVARK from the coding sequence ATGAACACTGCAACAAAAACAACCTCATTTTCGGGAAATATTCCGATCAATTATGAAGAGCATCTGGGCCCTCTGCTTTTTGAATCCTATGCTATCGACATGGCAGAAAGGGTTCGGAAATTAAACCCTTCAGCGGTACTGGAAATCGCTTGCGGAACGGGAAGGGTAACCAATCACCTCTTGAAGGTATTGCCTGAGCATGCGACCCTGGTTGCCACAGATATCAATCCCGCCATGCTCAGCCTGGCCAAAGAAATGGTAAGAGAAACAGCAGGGATCAAATGGCAAGTGGCAGATTCCATGGCCTTGCCTTTTGGTAATGATGCTTTCGACTGTATCGTTGCACAGTTTGGTGTGATGTTTTATAGCGATAAGGTGAAAGCCCATCACGAAGCTTACCGCGTATTGAAAAACGGAGGCACAATGATCTTCAATAGCTGGAACATGATGTCGGCAAATATCGCCGTTCAAATGGTAAAAGAACTGCTGGATGAGTATTTCCCACAAAACCCACCTAACTTTTATGACATTCCATTTTCATATTTTGATACCGGATTAATCAAGATGGACTTGAGTAAAGGTGGCTTTGCTCATGTAGAGACCACTTTGGTAAAAGTAAACGGCTATAGTCCGAATGCTTATAGTGCGGCAAAAGGATTGTTGGAAGGGACCCCAATATCCGTAGGGATTACAGAACGGAATGCAGAGATTTTACCCGAGCTGGTAGAAGTATTGGCTGAACGCCTGACGACTCATTTTGGCTCAAAAGATCTGAAAGTACCATTGGAAGCCATCGTAACGGTTGCCAGAAAATAA
- a CDS encoding RNA polymerase sigma-70 factor, with product MAFQHRFSDQELVTLLKNGNQAAFTEIYDRYWRIMYGHVYKMLLDEEESKDVIQELFSSLWINSDRIPDQLNLSGYLYVMAKNKVLNLIRKNKFQTAYLNSLAKFINEASTVTMDELNERDLAAAIEREIQSLPPRMKQVFELSRKENLSYKEIAERLGTSEETVKKQVHNSIKAIKHHLKASGGAALLALAFLR from the coding sequence ATGGCATTTCAGCACAGGTTTTCTGACCAGGAATTGGTGACTCTTTTAAAAAATGGTAATCAGGCCGCATTTACGGAAATCTACGATCGGTACTGGCGGATCATGTATGGCCATGTGTATAAAATGTTATTGGATGAAGAAGAATCAAAAGATGTCATTCAGGAACTTTTTAGCTCCTTATGGATCAATTCTGACCGGATTCCTGATCAGCTGAACCTTTCCGGCTACCTCTATGTGATGGCGAAAAATAAGGTGCTAAACCTGATCCGGAAGAACAAATTTCAAACTGCTTATCTAAATTCCCTGGCAAAATTCATCAACGAGGCCAGTACGGTAACGATGGATGAATTGAACGAACGAGATCTGGCAGCAGCAATTGAACGGGAAATTCAAAGCCTTCCGCCCCGGATGAAACAGGTGTTTGAATTGAGCAGAAAAGAAAACCTCTCTTACAAAGAGATTGCGGAGCGATTGGGGACTTCAGAAGAAACCGTTAAAAAGCAGGTCCACAATTCGATCAAAGCGATCAAACATCATTTGAAAGCATCGGGAGGAGCAGCGCTCTTAGCCCTTGCCTTTCTTCGCTAA
- a CDS encoding FecR domain-containing protein: MNEQKAQVLIDKYNNGTASPEERAWVDRWYIKEASGKQLKEDQDFEHLNQEIWVGTLKRAGLSEKKPQPKIWSRIAAAAAVLLFIAAGTYFYRTAYQPVPPQKTPSYVQDIPAGGNKAILTLANGEKVILTDVGEGKIAEQAGISIRKTAEGQLIYSIDPSNAQNANAPITYNTIETPKGGQYQINLPDGTRVWLNSSSALKYPTRFVAKERRVELKGEGYFEVARDLGKPFRVMSNQQEVEVLGTHFNVNAYPDENGIRTTLLEGSVKVRESGHLALLKPGEQALLRGNRMTVDQVDTEMAIAWKEGYFMFKNASLQTLMRQMSRWYDVEVTYVGEIPPTLFSGKVYRNTSLAQALEILSFSKVNFKIEGKKMSILSPSAKKQ; the protein is encoded by the coding sequence ATGAACGAACAGAAAGCACAGGTATTGATCGATAAATATAACAATGGAACTGCAAGCCCGGAAGAAAGGGCATGGGTAGACCGTTGGTATATTAAAGAAGCTTCCGGAAAACAATTGAAGGAAGATCAGGATTTCGAACACCTGAATCAGGAGATTTGGGTAGGTACCCTTAAAAGGGCCGGGCTTTCAGAAAAGAAGCCACAACCTAAAATCTGGTCCCGGATAGCGGCTGCAGCTGCGGTATTACTCTTCATCGCTGCAGGAACTTATTTCTATAGAACAGCTTACCAGCCTGTTCCCCCACAGAAAACACCATCCTATGTTCAGGATATCCCCGCAGGAGGAAACAAAGCCATCCTCACCTTAGCCAATGGCGAAAAAGTCATCCTGACCGATGTCGGAGAAGGCAAGATTGCAGAGCAGGCGGGAATCAGTATCCGTAAAACGGCAGAGGGGCAATTGATCTATTCAATAGATCCTTCCAATGCTCAAAATGCAAATGCTCCGATTACCTATAATACCATCGAAACTCCGAAAGGAGGTCAGTATCAGATCAATTTACCCGATGGGACCAGAGTTTGGCTAAACTCCTCTTCGGCTCTGAAGTATCCAACCCGGTTTGTCGCCAAAGAAAGAAGGGTAGAACTGAAGGGAGAAGGCTATTTTGAAGTCGCCCGTGATTTAGGAAAACCTTTCCGTGTGATGAGCAATCAACAAGAAGTAGAAGTATTGGGAACGCATTTCAATGTGAATGCTTATCCCGATGAAAATGGCATCAGGACCACTTTATTGGAAGGGAGCGTTAAGGTCAGGGAATCCGGGCATCTTGCTCTACTTAAGCCGGGAGAACAAGCGCTGCTTAGAGGAAACCGCATGACCGTGGATCAGGTGGATACGGAGATGGCCATCGCCTGGAAAGAAGGATATTTTATGTTTAAAAATGCCAGTCTGCAAACGTTGATGCGTCAGATGTCCAGATGGTATGATGTAGAGGTGACCTACGTAGGGGAGATTCCGCCAACCTTATTCTCCGGAAAAGTATATCGGAATACCAGCCTTGCGCAGGCCCTGGAAATCCTCAGCTTTTCGAAAGTTAATTTTAAGATCGAAGGAAAAAAAATGAGCATTCTATCTCCTTCGGCTAAAAAACAATAA
- a CDS encoding TonB-dependent receptor, producing the protein MKLTTFLMMIGLMYASAKGYSQINLNERNTTLDKVFQLIEKQTDYVFFIKNYDASRVNVSVKLKNASINEVLTQCLKDLPLTFKVIGKNIAIVEKEVISNQFNTSVVLAIDVKGRVLDGKGQPLPGVSVIVKGITGKGTSTDAQGRFSLSANPGDLLLFSFIGFKKREIRVEGPALPDIIMEEEPAQLESVVVVGYGAVKKTDLTGSVSSIGAEKITQVKGVSNVAQTLQGQMAGVQVNQGSGQPGEGMKISIRGTNSISGDNSPLYVIDGILSQGVSAQLNVDDIATIDVLKDASSTAIYGSRGANGVIMITTKSGKSGKLQVNYDGYYGFQNLRKRKDLIDASEYGQLQNEVAANDGKPLPYTAEEIKGLGKGTDWQALVYKTAPVQNHTLSFSGGSENTKYYTSLGYFDQNGIIENSNYRRFSSRINLDQKLSEKLKFNTNLSIVQDRYKQANYAGADFGGVPFQTMVMPPTQGVYDANGKYTVFTGVSWGQTNPVGVAKEQYNPSNTLRILGSAAFTYEVIKDLKLKSSVSVDANNNKIDMYNPPSITFGQPAGKASKSYGNSSSFVNENTLNYNKVFAAHHLDLLAGFSYQYDKREGLNSNVASGFVTDDYLNNNIQGATNKALPDTYFGERSLLSYLGRINYDYMGRYFATFTGRFDGSSVFGENNKYAFFPSAALAWKVSEEDFLKHNSSISNLKLRASYGASGSQAIDPYQTLASVSAVNPVFNNQPVLGYELGSLSNRNLKWETTKELDLGIDVGLFQNRIQLTADYYDKKTNDLLLNVDLPQSSGFGSVLQNLGSVQNRGFEFQLNTRNIEGLDFKWSSSLTFSHNTNKVTDLGKAANGSPILYKEVRAGGNWFPMILGQPMHSFYGQTVTGVYQTDAEAAANGEPQKHAGEYRFLDHNGDGRVDDSDKHVLANMTPKFTFGFNNSFSYKNFDLSLLFVGSFGNKIVNEFRKYNLTLNGLWTPTQEAFDARWKGPGTSNTGDKPSSASMQNTRDYANSLWVENGSYLKLRDVTLGYTFSPGILKALNIASIRLYASAQNYFTITNYSGYDPEVSWSAATVNGWDRGNYPAAKSITTGVKVNF; encoded by the coding sequence ATGAAATTAACCACTTTCCTGATGATGATAGGCCTGATGTACGCCAGTGCAAAAGGATATAGCCAAATCAACCTGAACGAACGGAATACCACGCTGGATAAAGTTTTCCAGCTGATAGAAAAACAAACGGATTATGTTTTCTTTATAAAGAACTATGATGCAAGCCGGGTAAATGTTTCGGTAAAGCTGAAAAATGCCTCCATTAATGAGGTTTTAACCCAATGCCTTAAAGACCTGCCTTTAACGTTTAAAGTGATCGGTAAAAATATAGCCATCGTTGAAAAGGAGGTGATAAGCAATCAGTTCAATACCTCTGTTGTGCTTGCGATTGACGTCAAAGGAAGAGTGTTGGATGGGAAAGGACAGCCGCTTCCCGGAGTAAGTGTCATCGTAAAAGGAATAACAGGAAAGGGCACCAGCACCGACGCACAAGGCCGGTTCTCCCTCAGTGCAAATCCTGGAGACTTGCTTTTGTTTAGCTTTATCGGTTTTAAAAAGAGAGAAATAAGGGTAGAGGGACCTGCGCTGCCGGACATTATTATGGAAGAAGAGCCCGCACAGCTGGAATCTGTGGTGGTGGTTGGCTATGGTGCGGTAAAAAAGACCGACCTGACCGGATCAGTATCTTCCATTGGTGCTGAAAAGATCACACAGGTGAAGGGTGTTTCCAATGTGGCGCAAACTTTACAGGGGCAAATGGCTGGTGTCCAGGTGAACCAGGGCTCAGGACAGCCGGGCGAAGGGATGAAAATTTCCATCAGGGGAACCAATTCCATCAGTGGCGATAATTCACCGCTATATGTGATCGATGGGATTTTATCTCAAGGGGTTTCTGCCCAGCTCAATGTGGACGATATCGCGACGATTGATGTGTTGAAGGATGCATCTTCCACCGCAATCTATGGCTCCAGAGGGGCGAATGGGGTCATCATGATCACCACGAAAAGCGGAAAAAGTGGAAAATTGCAGGTGAATTATGATGGATACTATGGTTTTCAAAACCTCAGAAAAAGAAAAGACCTGATTGATGCTTCGGAATACGGGCAGCTCCAGAATGAAGTGGCGGCCAATGATGGCAAACCCTTACCTTATACTGCTGAAGAAATCAAAGGATTGGGGAAAGGTACGGACTGGCAAGCCCTGGTCTATAAAACTGCTCCGGTTCAGAACCATACTTTATCTTTTTCCGGGGGATCTGAAAACACAAAATATTATACTTCTCTGGGGTACTTTGATCAGAATGGAATCATTGAAAATTCAAATTACAGAAGGTTTTCTTCCAGAATCAACCTGGACCAGAAATTAAGTGAGAAATTAAAATTCAATACGAACTTATCGATTGTTCAGGACAGGTATAAACAGGCCAACTATGCCGGTGCAGATTTTGGTGGTGTGCCCTTTCAGACGATGGTCATGCCGCCTACCCAGGGCGTATACGATGCCAATGGAAAATATACCGTCTTTACAGGAGTGAGCTGGGGACAAACAAATCCGGTAGGGGTAGCAAAAGAACAATACAATCCCAGCAATACCCTCAGGATTTTAGGAAGTGCTGCTTTTACTTATGAAGTGATCAAAGACCTGAAGTTAAAAAGCAGTGTGAGTGTTGATGCCAACAATAATAAAATAGATATGTATAATCCACCGAGCATTACTTTTGGACAGCCCGCTGGTAAAGCTTCTAAAAGTTATGGCAACAGCTCTTCTTTTGTAAATGAAAATACATTGAACTATAATAAGGTCTTTGCTGCACATCACTTGGATCTGCTGGCCGGATTTAGTTATCAGTATGATAAAAGAGAAGGACTGAACAGCAATGTGGCCTCAGGATTTGTGACGGATGACTACCTGAATAATAACATTCAGGGAGCCACCAATAAAGCATTGCCGGATACCTACTTTGGAGAAAGAAGCCTGCTTTCTTATCTGGGAAGAATCAATTATGATTACATGGGCAGGTACTTTGCCACCTTTACCGGAAGGTTTGACGGCTCCTCCGTTTTTGGAGAAAACAATAAGTACGCCTTTTTCCCTTCCGCGGCACTGGCCTGGAAAGTGTCGGAAGAAGACTTTTTGAAGCATAACAGCTCGATTTCCAATCTAAAGCTGAGGGCGAGCTATGGTGCTTCCGGAAGCCAGGCGATCGATCCTTATCAAACGCTGGCCAGCGTATCGGCAGTAAACCCTGTCTTTAATAACCAACCGGTATTGGGCTATGAATTGGGTTCATTGTCCAATAGGAACCTGAAATGGGAAACCACGAAAGAACTGGATTTGGGAATCGATGTAGGACTCTTCCAGAATAGAATCCAGCTAACGGCGGATTACTACGATAAAAAAACCAATGATTTGTTATTGAATGTAGACTTACCTCAATCCTCTGGTTTTGGTTCTGTACTTCAAAATCTGGGCTCGGTACAAAACCGTGGTTTTGAATTCCAGCTGAACACCAGAAATATAGAAGGACTGGATTTCAAATGGTCTTCTTCCCTGACCTTTTCTCATAACACCAATAAAGTGACGGATTTGGGCAAGGCAGCTAATGGAAGCCCAATCTTATACAAAGAGGTGAGGGCCGGAGGAAACTGGTTCCCTATGATTCTTGGTCAGCCGATGCATTCCTTCTACGGACAAACGGTAACTGGTGTTTACCAGACCGATGCCGAAGCAGCAGCGAATGGAGAGCCTCAAAAACATGCAGGAGAATACCGGTTTCTGGATCACAATGGTGACGGAAGGGTAGACGATTCAGATAAACATGTGCTGGCGAACATGACGCCTAAATTTACCTTCGGCTTTAATAACAGCTTTAGTTATAAAAATTTCGACCTGAGTTTGCTGTTTGTAGGCTCTTTTGGGAATAAAATTGTCAATGAGTTCAGGAAATATAACCTGACACTGAATGGCCTGTGGACACCAACACAGGAAGCTTTTGATGCCCGCTGGAAAGGACCTGGAACGAGTAATACCGGCGATAAGCCTTCAAGTGCGAGCATGCAGAATACCAGAGATTATGCGAATAGCCTTTGGGTGGAAAATGGTTCCTACCTGAAGTTAAGAGATGTGACCCTGGGATATACCTTCTCTCCGGGAATATTGAAGGCCCTGAACATCGCTTCTATTCGTCTTTATGCGAGTGCCCAGAACTACTTTACCATCACCAACTATTCTGGTTATGATCCGGAGGTTTCCTGGTCTGCGGCCACGGTAAACGGATGGGACAGGGGAAATTATCCTGCTGCAAAATCGATTACCACTGGTGTTAAAGTTAATTTTTAA